The sequence below is a genomic window from Massilia oculi.
CCTCGCAGTCCCCGCGCGGCGTCGGATCGACCGCATCGGCCGGATTGCAGGTCTCGCCGCCGAACGGTGCGACGGCAGCCAGCGCTGCGACGTAGTCGCGCTCGCGGCGGCGTGTCGGCGCGTCTTCGCTGTAGGTGCCGACGTCCGTGCTGGAGGCCAGGAAGCAGTCGTTGTGCACGCCGATGCGCGCCGCCTTCGAGCCGTCTTGCCAGCGCGGCGCCTGCGGCGCCCACGCCATCAGATAGGGAGGGTAGCGCAGTTGCAGGAATCTGCCTTCCGGCAGCGCCGCCAGCAGCGCGTCGCGGATACGCGTGCGCGCCTCCGGCAGGGTGAGCTGGTTGGACGATGTATGCCATTCGCCCCAGGCCCCGACGAAGCCGGCCTGCAGGTAGGCGATGACGTCCGCGTTCGCCGCCAGCACCGGCTTGAGCTGCCCGACGTGCTGGAGGACGCGCGCGAGCGGCGCATCCTGCGCCGCCTGGTAGCCGGTCTCGCCCCCGGGTAGTTGTAGATGAAGCGCGGGATCAGTTTCAGTCCCGCCCGGCGCGCCCTGGCGAAGCCTTCGGACACGTCGTCCAGCAGGCTGGCCGGCAGCGCGCCACCGGCATGCCGGTCCAGCCGCACCGGCGCATAGACCAGGCGATGGCCGGCCGCGAACTGCGCATTGGCCTGCGCTTGCGTCCACCCGGCCAGGTCGTCCGCCGCCCAGACATACATGCCGCGCTCGGGATTGGCGATCTCTTCGTCCGTTGCGCGGAATGTGGTCTCGACCGTGTCCGCCGCCTGGGCCGGAAAAAGGACCGCCCCGGACAACAGGGCGGCAAGCGGAGAGACGACGAATCGCATCAGAACTTCAGGCTCGCACCCAGGGTGAACGAACGGCCATAGCGGTAATAGCCATTGGGCAGGCTGATGATGCCGTTGGTCAGCTTCGGCGCCTGCTCCGCATCACTCAGGTTGTTGCCTTCGAGGCTGATGCGCAGCGACTTGTTCACCTCGTAGGCGATCTGGGCCGTGACCCAGGTCATCGAGTTGGCCATCTCGTTGAAGCCCGAACCGATCACATTGGTGGCGGTGACGAAGGAATCGGTATAGTCGGCCGTGGCGCTCATGCTCCATGGGCCCTTCTCGTACAGGACACCCAGCGAGGCGGTCGCCGGCGCGATGCCCTCGAGCGGGCGTTCCTGGCCGTCGACCCAGCTCTTCGACAGGTTGCGCGTGTATTGCGCACGCACGCCGAAGCCGTTGTCCCACAGGTGCTGCAGGCCGATCTCCATGCCGCGCGCCTTGGCGCTGTCGCCATTGATCGGGCGCTGCACGTTGAACAGGCGTCCGCCCGGCGCACCGATGTCCTGGCCGGTCAGCCACTGGTTGGTGATATGGTTCTTGATGTTCTTCTGGTAGACGGCGAAGGTCAGCGCGGAGCTCCTGGCGTAATACCATTCGAGCGACACGTCGGCCTGGCGCGCGGTGTACGGCTTCAGGTCGGCATTGCCGCCGTAGATCTGCGTGAAGTCGCCCCACGAGATGCTGGCGGTGGTGCTGGACGGCGCCAGCTTGTCGACCGATGGACGCGCCATCGTCTTGGCGGCGCCGAGGCGCAGCTGCAGGTTGTCGGTCAGCGAGTAGGTGAAGTTACCCGATGGCAGTGCGGAGGTATAGCTGGCGTCCTGCTGGATGACGGACGGATCGGCGTAGACGGCCGTGAAGTTGAACGCGCCGTTCTGCAGGATGTCGTTGATCTTCGCGTCCCAGGCCTGGGCACTGGTCCTGGTGCGCACCAGGCGCACGCCGACGTCCGCGAACCAGCGGTCGCCCGACATGTCCGCCTGCACGAACGCAGCCGTGGTTTTCTCTTCCACGCGGTAGCTTTCCAGCGGGTTGAAGGCGGGCGCCGACAGGGTCGAACTGTAGACGCCGCCGCCCGGGCGCGGCTGGCCGTCGAGGCCGGCCAGTGCCTGCGCATAGTTGTTGACGTCGAAACCGAGGAAGCTGCGCGGGAAGTTTCCGCTCACGCCAGACAGGAAGCCGCCCGGGCTGAATGTCTGGTTGATGACGTTGTTGCCCAGGGAGCCCACATTGATCGCATTCTCGCCGGAGTAATGATCCTGGCCCGCATTGAACGCGTTGTTGATCATGTCGCGCGTTTTCTTGCGGTTGGTCTGGCTCACGCCGAACTTCAGGTTGTCGACGTTGAACCGGTCTACCCGCCAGTCGGCATCCAGCGTCAGGCCGCCGATGCGGTCCTTGATGTTGTCGCCCGTGCGGCTGTAGTAGTGGGTATTGAAGTCGTTGGCGGTGAACAGGCCCTGGGCCAGGCCGGTCTGCAGGTCGCGTCCGTCGGCCAGCGTGGTCGTCACGTCGGGCACGGAAGAGCCGGTGAGGCGGATACGGGTGGTGTTGGGCTGGTTCATGCGCAGCACGACATAGCTGTCGTTGCCGCCGGAGTTACGCTCCGAGGTGGAGATGTAGCCGTCGGCCGCCACCTTGAAGGTCGGCGACACCTTCCATTCGGCCCGGGTGCCGTACATGGCGGTATCCACCACACGGTACTCGGTCTGGTTCAGGACTTCGGGATTGAGGCGCAGCTCGGGGTCGGTGCTGTCCAGGGTCATGTCGGTCACCACGCCGTTGGAGACCTGCATATTGGACCAGCGGCCCGGCGCGAACAAGGGGTAGTACGACAGCTGGTAGCCTACCTGCGGCGAATCGAGGCGGGTCTTGAAGCCGTCGAAGATGACTTTCACGTCGCTGGTGGGGCGCCACTCCACCTTGCCCGAGAGGGCGATGCGTTCTTTTTTCTCCATGATGGAGCCGAAGCGGAACTGCCCCGGCCCGATCAGGCCTTCCTCTTCGGGGTCGAGTATGCCGTTGCCGTTGGGGTCGATGGCGCCGCCCCAGGCATTGCCGCCCTCCCAGAACTGGCTCG
It includes:
- a CDS encoding TonB-dependent receptor encodes the protein MSSHLQCRSHADSHARFVLNPLTSACLLALATLTAPARAQEDAATPDTDKVEQVVVTGTRASLQQSLALKRNSAVVQDSISATELGRFPDNNVADSLSHVTGVSISRTAGGEGQQVSIRGLGPDYTITTFNGRLLGTDSAGRYFAYDVLPADVISGADVVKSTQAQLVEGAIGGLVNLRSASPFDQKGQRGLLRLEGDRNDMSSLNGKKLSGTYSNTWDNKVGVLLGVVYAKRDVRTDTAGNDGGWTRNAIPSDPSQFWEGGNAWGGAIDPNGNGILDPEEEGLIGPGQFRFGSIMEKKERIALSGKVEWRPTSDVKVIFDGFKTRLDSPQVGYQLSYYPLFAPGRWSNMQVSNGVVTDMTLDSTDPELRLNPEVLNQTEYRVVDTAMYGTRAEWKVSPTFKVAADGYISTSERNSGGNDSYVVLRMNQPNTTRIRLTGSSVPDVTTTLADGRDLQTGLAQGLFTANDFNTHYYSRTGDNIKDRIGGLTLDADWRVDRFNVDNLKFGVSQTNRKKTRDMINNAFNAGQDHYSGENAINVGSLGNNVINQTFSPGGFLSGVSGNFPRSFLGFDVNNYAQALAGLDGQPRPGGGVYSSTLSAPAFNPLESYRVEEKTTAAFVQADMSGDRWFADVGVRLVRTRTSAQAWDAKINDILQNGAFNFTAVYADPSVIQQDASYTSALPSGNFTYSLTDNLQLRLGAAKTMARPSVDKLAPSSTTASISWGDFTQIYGGNADLKPYTARQADVSLEWYYARSSALTFAVYQKNIKNHITNQWLTGQDIGAPGGRLFNVQRPINGDSAKARGMEIGLQHLWDNGFGVRAQYTRNLSKSWVDGQERPLEGIAPATASLGVLYEKGPWSMSATADYTDSFVTATNVIGSGFNEMANSMTWVTAQIAYEVNKSLRISLEGNNLSDAEQAPKLTNGIISLPNGYYRYGRSFTLGASLKF